In a genomic window of Amycolatopsis japonica:
- a CDS encoding non-ribosomal peptide synthetase has product MSDTKEWTFPASFGQERIWLSGQLDPASPVYNLHCQARLDRPLTAEQWRAALGVIVGRHEALRTSFRMEGGALMQVVHAEVPIEPEVHDLRDLPADAREARLAELVGEVSRGAIPLDSPPPWRAQVCRTADDEWVLTFVVHHTVFDAGSVLVLGTELGEACDAVFEGREPKLPELAIQYPDFSAWQRGQLETSSEQLDYWRKQLAGLPPVHGLPTDRPRPSELTFAGDQVHFTLPDGLIDRVGELSRELSASPFMVLLAGYAALLSRLSRVDDIVVGVPVAGRDLPELADLIGMFVNQMAVRIDCSGAPAFTELVGRVRTTLLEAIDHSQVPFQAVAEAVGAERDPGVQALYQLGFNFLPDSGLEPIRSATAKDDIAIDLTSVDGRLVYRTDLFDRETAEAIAERYVRLLAAALADPAGSVADLALLSDAERELVLNGWNPTELSTPDTKTVHARFEEQARRTPDAPAVDFGGVHLTYAELNTRANRVAHRLRELGAGPGTVVGVCVPNSADLLTGVLGVLKSGAAYVPLDPANPAPRQALILADAGVPFVLVTGESTLDTKTLALDDPAEWSAAATEDPDPAAGPGDVAYVIYTSGSTGRPKGVEVEHRAVDAYLAWAREAYPGLAGRALLHTSPSFDLTVTTLLGTLTAGGAVVDGGRPTFVKATPTHLAILAEELFPTGELVLGGEALTAEAVQPWRERHPGTLVVNEYGPTEATVGCVVHRIEPGDALPSGPVSIGRPVPGTRAYVLDERGQPVPPGVPGELYVAGRQLARGYLGLPDLTAEKFVEGPSGRMYATGDLVRWRRDGTLDYLGRADEQVKLRGYRIEPGEVEAALRELPEVRDAAVAVRGDTLVGYVVGSTEGAAEALRKTLPEYLVPTRFVALDALPMAASGKLDRAALPDPEPDEAPAYVAPRTAAEELVAEVLGELLGIDDLGAHDDFFARGGNSLLAIRAMARLRKQIEVDIPVRGLFTLTTVAALAAEIERRLEEDLDQLSDEEVQRQLAEGGNS; this is encoded by the coding sequence ATGAGCGACACGAAGGAATGGACGTTCCCGGCCTCGTTCGGGCAGGAGCGGATCTGGCTGTCCGGCCAGCTCGACCCGGCGTCCCCGGTGTACAACCTGCACTGCCAGGCCCGGCTGGACCGGCCGCTGACCGCGGAGCAGTGGCGTGCCGCGCTCGGCGTCATCGTCGGGCGGCACGAGGCGCTGCGCACGTCGTTCCGCATGGAGGGCGGCGCGCTCATGCAGGTGGTGCACGCCGAGGTGCCGATCGAGCCCGAGGTGCACGACCTGCGTGACCTGCCCGCCGACGCCCGCGAAGCCCGGCTCGCCGAACTCGTCGGCGAGGTTTCGCGTGGGGCCATCCCGCTCGACTCGCCGCCGCCGTGGCGGGCCCAGGTGTGCCGGACGGCCGACGACGAGTGGGTGCTCACGTTCGTCGTGCACCACACCGTGTTCGACGCCGGTTCGGTGCTGGTGCTGGGCACGGAGCTGGGCGAGGCGTGCGACGCCGTTTTCGAGGGTCGTGAGCCGAAGCTCCCCGAGCTGGCCATCCAGTACCCGGACTTCTCGGCCTGGCAGCGCGGGCAGCTCGAAACGTCCAGTGAACAGCTGGACTACTGGCGCAAGCAGCTCGCCGGGCTGCCGCCGGTGCACGGCCTGCCCACCGACCGGCCGCGGCCGTCGGAGCTGACGTTCGCCGGTGATCAGGTGCATTTCACCCTCCCGGACGGTCTGATCGACCGGGTCGGCGAGCTGAGCCGGGAGCTGTCGGCGTCGCCGTTCATGGTGCTGCTGGCCGGTTACGCGGCGCTCCTTTCGCGACTGTCCAGAGTGGACGACATCGTCGTCGGCGTCCCGGTCGCCGGCCGCGACCTGCCGGAGCTGGCCGACCTGATCGGCATGTTCGTCAACCAGATGGCCGTGCGGATCGACTGCTCGGGCGCGCCCGCGTTCACCGAGCTGGTCGGCCGGGTCCGGACCACGCTGCTGGAGGCGATCGACCACAGCCAGGTGCCGTTCCAGGCGGTCGCCGAGGCGGTCGGGGCCGAACGCGATCCAGGCGTGCAGGCGCTGTACCAGCTCGGATTCAACTTCCTGCCCGACTCGGGACTGGAGCCGATCCGTTCGGCCACCGCGAAGGACGACATCGCGATCGACCTGACCTCCGTGGACGGCAGGCTCGTCTACCGCACCGACCTGTTCGACCGCGAGACCGCCGAAGCCATCGCCGAGCGGTACGTGCGGCTGCTCGCCGCGGCGCTGGCCGATCCGGCCGGGTCGGTCGCGGATCTGGCGCTGCTGTCGGACGCCGAGCGCGAGCTCGTCCTGAACGGGTGGAACCCGACGGAACTGTCCACTCCGGACACCAAGACGGTGCACGCCCGGTTCGAGGAACAGGCACGACGGACCCCGGACGCGCCCGCCGTCGACTTCGGCGGGGTCCACCTGACGTATGCCGAGCTGAACACGCGAGCCAACCGTGTCGCACACCGGCTGCGTGAACTGGGCGCAGGCCCCGGCACCGTCGTCGGCGTCTGTGTGCCGAACTCGGCGGACCTGCTGACCGGCGTGCTCGGGGTGCTGAAGAGCGGTGCGGCCTACGTCCCGCTCGACCCGGCCAACCCGGCTCCCCGGCAGGCGCTGATCCTCGCCGACGCGGGTGTCCCGTTCGTGCTGGTCACCGGCGAGTCCACTTTGGACACCAAGACCCTGGCCCTGGACGATCCGGCCGAATGGTCCGCCGCGGCCACCGAAGACCCGGACCCAGCGGCCGGTCCGGGCGACGTCGCCTACGTGATCTACACGTCGGGCTCGACCGGGCGGCCCAAGGGCGTCGAGGTCGAGCACCGGGCCGTCGACGCGTACCTGGCATGGGCGCGAGAGGCGTACCCCGGCCTCGCCGGACGGGCGTTGCTGCACACGTCGCCGTCGTTCGACCTGACCGTGACGACGCTGCTCGGCACCCTCACCGCCGGGGGCGCGGTCGTCGACGGCGGCCGCCCGACGTTCGTCAAGGCGACCCCGACGCATCTCGCCATCCTCGCCGAGGAGCTGTTCCCGACGGGTGAACTGGTGCTCGGTGGTGAAGCGCTGACCGCCGAGGCCGTCCAGCCGTGGCGGGAGCGTCACCCGGGCACGCTCGTCGTCAACGAGTACGGCCCGACCGAGGCCACGGTCGGCTGCGTCGTGCACCGGATCGAACCCGGGGACGCGCTGCCGTCCGGGCCCGTCTCGATCGGTCGTCCGGTGCCCGGCACCCGCGCGTACGTCCTCGACGAGCGGGGGCAGCCGGTGCCGCCGGGCGTCCCTGGCGAGCTGTACGTCGCCGGGCGCCAGCTCGCCCGTGGCTACCTCGGCCTGCCGGACCTGACCGCGGAGAAGTTCGTCGAGGGCCCGTCCGGCCGGATGTACGCGACCGGTGACCTCGTCCGCTGGCGTCGCGACGGCACGCTCGACTACCTCGGCCGCGCCGACGAGCAGGTGAAGCTGCGCGGTTACCGGATCGAGCCCGGTGAGGTCGAAGCGGCGCTGCGTGAGCTGCCGGAGGTGCGGGACGCGGCCGTGGCGGTCCGCGGCGACACGCTCGTCGGCTACGTCGTCGGCAGCACCGAGGGCGCGGCCGAGGCCCTGCGGAAGACGTTGCCGGAGTACCTGGTGCCGACCCGGTTCGTGGCGCTCGACGCGCTGCCGATGGCGGCCAGCGGCAAACTCGACCGGGCGGCGCTGCCGGATCCCGAACCCGATGAGGCACCGGCGTACGTCGCACCCCGCACCGCGGCCGAAGAACTCGTCGCCGAAGTGCTCGGGGAGCTGCTCGGCATCGACGACCTCGGCGCGCACGACGACTTCTTCGCCCGTGGCGGCAATTCGCTGCTGGCGATTCGCGCGATGGCCCGGCTGCGCAAGCAGATCGAGGTCGACATCCCGGTGCGGGGGCTGTTCACCCTCACCACCGTCGCCGCGCTCGCCGCCGAGATCGAGCGGCGGCTCGAGGAAGACCTCGACCAGCTCAGCGACGAAGAGGTCCAGCGCCAGCTGGCCGAAGGCGGGAACTCATGA